The sequence ACCGTTTACTATTTGATTAATTGCCAAGCAGACTACAATTTAGATTACAGCCACATCATCAACAAATGGAGGTAAGAGGGTTAAACACATTTCTATACATACAAAAGGACGAAAATATCACAGGTGCCGCCATCCTAACTTGATTGTAAATGAATGTAATGAAAATGTACTGTGAAAATAGGCAACGTGACAACCCCCCAATGAGTCTCAGTGTTTGTGCACAAGATCATAAATCAGCCGACTGCCACGGCTACAACAGTATGTGGTGTAGATGCCCAAAGATTAATCTATCGTCTCGTCCTGTATCCACACTCGCTCATTTCGCAGATCCCAGTGATCAAATCAATCGATTTCTCCACGCGATTTAAAATGTAGCTGTCTGATGAGGCAGCTGCAAGCTATGTGGCTAAGGCGATATCCCACGGAGATCGTAAAAGTCACAACGGTGTTTGTACCGTGGTAATAACAGACATTTCGAGATTGGGTGCGTTATACAATCGCCGGGAGCACGAGACACAGCCCGTGAGTTGTATGAAGCcgctcattgttttttttgtttttttgcctttatCGGAGCGTGGCTAACACCGCATCTCGTCGAAAGCACTAGCAACAGCTACCCGAGCAACGTTTGTGGTGCCCGCAATATACCCATCAACAAAACGTTTTCTCATACTGGAAAATACTTACCTGGACATAGTTGCTCTCACAATATTCGGCGACTCTTTCCAAATTAGTGAAACTATCCAGCAGAGCGCTGCGACCTGCTGGAATCTCCTCTTCCAAAAGCATTTGTAgctccgccattttcacatcttTAGCGGGGAAGCGTGGGCTCACTGGCGCCGCCACGGTTGCGTGCGGTACTGCAAGAATCCCTGGTTGAtggggcgtgtgtgtgtgtttcgggaggggggcggggtcaaGAGTAGTTTACAATATTCGGTCACGGGGGATACGGGGCGATGCCAGTGGGGGCCCTGTTTTATGtgtgcacatccactacagtaggggACAGTGATACACTCATCGTTAGAGAGCTCCTCGGCCAAGgtttatttcaaacattttatagccaaatgatactatttatatttTCAGCACAGAGTTGGGTGTGtgctattttcttcttttgagggaggcataacaaaaatgtaataattgagaagcactgattcACAGActaacctgcgattggctggcaaccagtccagggtgtaccccgcctcctgcccagagccagctgaggtaggctccagcaccccccgcgacccttgtgaggaatatgcggtcaagaaaatggatggatgattcacAATCACAGACATGTGGAAGGGGCATCTTACTGGGATTGAGGGGCATGCACTCGGAAAACTCCCATGCGCCACATCCACAAAGGGTTTTAAAGTTAGGattccaaattgtttttttttaatatggttaGGTTTTCAAAGTGGGGTTAGTTTTTTGGAGGGGCATGTCTGTCGTTGACCGTAGATGAACGGACATTTTGAATGGGCATCCTGCTGTGATTGATGGACATAAAGTTACAAAATGTTACATAATGTTGctatctattaggggtgtgaattgcctcgtacctgacgattcgattcgtatcacgattcacaggtcacgattcgattcgataccgattaatcccgatacgaatttataagtcgattgttgcgattttttttcattcaaatttagaaaatactaatcagtaagcttgtagagtgtaagatttatatgaaaatgtattatttatttatctgaaatttcagtcttatacaggttgtaatctgtttcatgtttaaacagcattaaaataaaatattaaggcttaatgttccgttcatataacattcttccatgcttaaggtgtgaatcctaaaaaaataaataaataaataaataaaaaaaaataaaaaaaaatcgattttgcctattattgaatcgattcgagaatcgcgcgatgtagtatcgcgatatatcgccgaatcgatttttttttaacacccctactatctatCGTAAACATGGAGAGGAAAAGGTCAAAATAATCCGATGTGCAATTTctgaataaaagtaaaaatgagaAAGGAGTCTAGAATGTAAGTATGCATGAACACAGTTTTATTCTTAATCTCTCATGTAACATTTATTAGCCAAGATGCTTGAtttagatacttttttttcccacttctcaCCTATTTATTAGCCTCTCACTAAAAGACCCTTGCTCACAAAAAGCAGTTTAAGCACAAGGCCCTTCATCTTATCTCATTCATCCATAAAGGAAACAATGTAAAGAGAGTGGTGAAATACGGACCACAGAGATTCAGTGGAGATGCAACTTTGTAAGTCAAGTTGAAAGCACTCACAAATAAACATTTGCCAACAGACTAATTTGAACTCCTCCTGCTAACGGTGATCCACGTTTCATCCTTTGGTGCTGAAACCAGCTCGGATTTGACCTCCAGGACTTGACCCTCCAATCGGTGAAGCCTCAGCTGCCGGACCAATGTACTGAGCAGGACAGTAGCTATCGTGTATGCAAATCTGTAAGGAAAATGTATCGTGAAACAAATTTAAGACCATTATTTGATGTACCTTTGTGTTTAATGGCGATGATGACCTGAGCTCAGGACATGTCTGATTTCCAGAGAAACCAAGCAGAGAGAAACTCTTTCTGGTTGACTCGTCCTCAAAACGATCCGGATCAAATCTGAGAGTTAATCAAAAGTGTGTTTAAAGCACTCCCAAACACACTCAGTTTGAAAGATTTTTTACCCTTCAAACAATGTACATCATTCGATTAAGCATGGAAAACCAACCTGCTTGCTGAGCTCCAGGTGTTGGAATCTTGCAGCACGACACCCAACGCATAGATCACCAGGGTCTGAAATATGACAACATATTACGTATTGTATGATATAAATCACTTTTTGTCTAGTGTTTGACTAAACAGGAAGTATCATGTATATACGAAAGTCGACTCAAATAACATGGCACAACGTTTTCACAATAATAAATAGAAGTGCAATTTGAAGCCACACCAAAATGTCACACTTTTCTACCTCCTACTTTGCACTTCCAGTGATGACATCAGGAAACCAAAACTGTACCTCTTTGGGGATGACATGCTGATCAACTTTTCCATCCAATTCCTGAAGTCGGGCAGCAATGGGAGTCAACTTTGCCGTTCTCACCGTCTCATTCAGCACCTGCTGGCAGTATCTTCCAAATGACAGATTTTTGCGTCAAAGTCCATTCAGGACACAAATCAAGAGCTAACAAATGAATTGTTGGTTTCATGACAATGAAAAGCTTACTTGAGCTGAGGAATCTTGTTGAAGGAAATAGGATCTGAACCCAAAACGTCTTCCAGCTCTTGATACAACTTATCCTGGACTTCTTCGGAGGCGGACAGGAAGTGAAGAACCCAGATACACACTGCCAAAGAGTTTGACCGTTTACTTGGGAGGGTGAAACGTGACTATTTGTTTGCATGACATGCAGTGAGGTGCAACACGCACAGTTGGCAGTGATGACGCATCCTGCCAAAGTGAACACCATACAGTCCTCCATGAtctgaaacaaacaacaacaaaaccttgtgcaaatactgtacacCAATCCTGTgtgctttatttataaaaaagaaaagaaaaaaaaaagtccttggatcagttctcaCCTGTCGCTCTGTGAGAGACGACTTAAGCAGCATGTCCACAAACACCATCTGCTTCTGACTGGCTTTTCTCTCCTTCGCCACAGACAGCAACACCGACTCCATCTCTAATAGAGGTAATATACACATCTATTTATACACATTGGCACATCCATCAGTCCATCCATCGAAGTCAATACATTGTacggatagaccgattatcttcCGGGCCagttatcggtgccgatatttggcatgttgacaaatattggcatcGGATTTTTTACGAATCCGAAGGCCGATtaaagctggaatctcaccgagaagtgaatgcttgcgaacgtatagctaattttgtgttttcatcgggatttgtaagatgttcacaggcaGTTTgtacttgttgcaaagacatttcgaacatattcagacaatttttcactgtctgcgaagatcttttgaactctgccgaaaacccaaaattagatacatttcattttgcatacatttgtcactgctgatactgggaagtcccaacactttttaatttatataaaaaaaaaataataataataataataaaaaaatcagaaattgttgacattttgaaaaactttatttacagtagaaaactatttatttatttatttatttatttatttatttatttatttattcactcactGCAAACATGTCCcaacacattttaatttataaaaaaaataataataaaaaaatacatttagaaattatgttgaaattttgaaaaactttatttacagtagaaaacattagaaaactttatttattcactgcaaacactgggaagtcttttttaattcatatatatatatatatatataaatataaataataataataataataataataataacaataataataataaaaatacatttagaaattatgttgaaattttggaaaactttatttacagtagaaaactatttacttAGTTATGTACTTTCtcagttttgaatttagcttaacacatgctgatgaccctggaagttcccaACAATTTctgtatatttgttttaattaaacaaagatgtctattgtttatatgtttaatattaaaagaaaagttgctttttttacgttattattttctcttttagtgcaaatgaatatcggcttgaaatatcggttatcggcctccttgacaactaataatcggtatcagcatcggccctgaaaaaaaaacatcggtctatcactaatacaTTGTCCTTAtgtttgaatggttgtttgtctatatgacCTCTGTGATTACGGGTAGCTGGCGACAAATCCAGCCGTTATCGCGAAACTCaccaaaagtcagctgggatagacccCAACTAGCTCTAACAAGGATAAAATATATAGAAAATCATCTTGGAGGGAGTGTTAATTTTCAAAAGTCTCCAATAATACCATAAAAAGTAACTAGCGGCTTTTTTCTACAAGCGTTGAGGCGTCTTATTCTCTAAATATAGAAACAAAATTTCTTATTATCAACACACACATAACCATAAACACGGTGTTAAAAATTGAAAGGGTATTGAAATTTCATCACTGTTAAACCCTTTCATCCCTGTTATCAACCTTAGCTTTGTTAATAGTGATGAATGTGAAGAGGCTTGGTTTCCTGCCACTTCACTTTAGTCCACCCCCTAcgctccaaaaaaacaaaattgaaggcagaagtacagtacaatacaataaaacactGACTCAGCTTTAACCAGATGCATGCAGATAAGGATTGCTGATTCAGAAGTGAGTCAGCACAGCTCAAATCAGTGTACATTCTCTTCTTCTTTCATTATTACTGTCAACTTATCCAGACTGATATGAGCACCCAGAGTAGGGAAGTGTGTGCACCTTTTTTCGTCAAAGTAGTTCTATGGTTGTTCAGGCATCTTTGCCATGACTAAGACCAAGAAGTGACAAGGCCTTACTGTACCTTAaatccatttatttttagaacTCACTCAATTGACGGAATATCTAAAGCTTGTTCATACCTCAAATTTTGGCTTGCAACACAAAGCTAAGAAAATGTACTAAGTGATGGCTCGTAACTCGAAAAACTGATCAGTTGGGGCAGTcgcaagtcaaggtaccactgtacttgtATGCAACAGAATATTCCCCACTTACCtattaaaatcattttttgttccTGGAATTTCACAATCATAAGTCATCCGCTGCAGCgaaaatgtatatttgtcaACTGGAATCAAATGCCGAATATATTTGCCAAGTTGTCAGTGTTGCTCAGGATGCGGTTATctgtaaattattattttgccaTTTAAAGTCAAAAGCTTATTTTAGAGGGTGAGGTAATGACacgaaagcaaaacaaaaagtctTGACATGTTTCTTTTggcaaaaaaagcctgttttctccactttttgggCAGAAATCTGTGTTTTTGGTGAAATCAACCAATGTTGGAACTGATGACGCAAAAgccagaaatatacttttgtgCCAAACAAAGTctactctttcttttggtaggctcgGTGATAAGATCACTCAAAATGTTCTAAAACATCTGACAAAATGTGAAACTTTACTTTGAATATGTCtgtaagtgaatgagttaatccaaACTAatgataaatgtaaacaaatcaaTGCTTTTGTAGGACGGCGCGAAAGAAATTGAAGACTGAGCGTCTGAGCCCCATGAGGATCAACAGTCGTAGTTGGAAAATGTTCACCTGTCGCATAATGTGTCTTCTTGCTGGAGCTCTTCTCTGGGGAGCCGTCCAAATAGCCTTTCCCAATTTCTGACCAGATCTGCCAgggtgaaaacaacaacaacaacaaaacacatctGCAGCATTACCAAAAGACACTCAAATTGTTTCTTTCTACTGTGGACTTAGATGTGGTTTAAGCTACATTTCGTACCGCGTCATGGTTCTTGTGGAAGGATATGACTTCGGCATCATCACCAAAGCGCTCGCCAAGGGCAAGCTGAGTGACGGTCTTCATGGAGAGACCCATCAGGTGGGCACATAGCGGTATGTGCTGAGCTTCTGGGAATGACACCCACTTCCCAACCAGCTCCTCGACTAACTGGCAGAGAAATGGGCAGAATTCTGGGTGAAAACCCATGAAAAGCGGTGAGTGAGATGTTTGAGCCTGCTCTGCCACACCTTGAGAATCAATGAGAAGTTTTTCTTTAGAGCGTCATTGATGGCGTTGTCATACATCTTCTTTCTAATGACAGCCTCATTGACCCCTCCGCTCGTCCCTGATTGGTAACCGAGTAACGACTTCAGCATCGTTTCAAATGAGTCAGCTGTGGAAAGCAGAGGAAACCCCAAAATGAAGGACAAAACACAACTCAGTTGTACTAATatgttttcacttgttgcacCTACTTGTGTGGTTTGGGTTGATGTGTTGTCGCAGCTGGTTCACGGAGCCCAGGCTTACCACGAGCCGCCGACCGAACCAGAACGACGCCACGGAGCCGAACTCCTCATGTAAAGCCACCAAGAATTCATGCAAACTGCCTCGGTTCACAATGTCTGGCAAGTTGCCATCTCTAATACGACAGccaaacacacacattcaatTATTTCAACGGTACTCAGAGATGTGAAAACATGAATTTGATTGACAATTGTTCATTAAAGTAGCAGAATAACGACAATGACATGCTAGTTGCTTACTTCTCGTCAGTGGGATTCAGACCTGGGATGTC is a genomic window of Festucalex cinctus isolate MCC-2025b chromosome 2, RoL_Fcin_1.0, whole genome shotgun sequence containing:
- the cyp20a1 gene encoding cytochrome P450 20A1, with protein sequence MLDFAIFAVTFIVVLVGAIVYLYPSSRRASDIPGLNPTDEKDGNLPDIVNRGSLHEFLVALHEEFGSVASFWFGRRLVVSLGSVNQLRQHINPNHTTDSFETMLKSLLGYQSGTSGGVNEAVIRKKMYDNAINDALKKNFSLILKLVEELVGKWVSFPEAQHIPLCAHLMGLSMKTVTQLALGERFGDDAEVISFHKNHDAIWSEIGKGYLDGSPEKSSSKKTHYATEMESVLLSVAKERKASQKQMVFVDMLLKSSLTERQIMEDCMVFTLAGCVITANLCIWVLHFLSASEEVQDKLYQELEDVLGSDPISFNKIPQLKYCQQVLNETVRTAKLTPIAARLQELDGKVDQHVIPKETLVIYALGVVLQDSNTWSSASRFDPDRFEDESTRKSFSLLGFSGNQTCPELRFAYTIATVLLSTLVRQLRLHRLEGQVLEVKSELVSAPKDETWITVSRRSSN